The proteins below are encoded in one region of Phaeodactylum tricornutum CCAP 1055/1 chromosome 3, complete sequence:
- a CDS encoding predicted protein — MALYIEPNRCHSGSPRQRVGNPTLENVAEEMLNGLFCHYEPPDQSRRDRSDSGLTRSILLPPRDFRQQSVRSKKEVRWSDSIKESQDNGSPRAIHCNVGSHCVDAGIEAGCVDPEHKGVTRDYFAKYDYDLQQVDSTESGAPFRPSCLHKNVVFDDDGNPIASVPGTPIPTLPPLPPLPSRRERFIPELCGIGINCGEDEEELREMCASKPYRRPSQPYDYSEDDEDNSLLLEENNYEIQGRATFKTRGRKSLPTPASSPPTETKSSPTKNNVNGSTLHEADWETTSNASSSLFRRILPRWKRNGSKHREAVSEEQAVLDPIERQRAEDNRKAEKASFLLKDSKLRASQASTCEENNDWDDIVPVAPLLKTEISSQLPHRPAACQPTSNAAALYTVPKLEAAKRDPSPSRGRGRSDSLDKKEKPRRGFLKRRKRSKSPSLPGNSLVVLNALQDKTDCERKSAIVAHRQGLNQTGLQQPLPMGKNPYQPSPANPSREELLLKRQQQKSASIPPNLISREHVDQQQPPIIQQQRNALAQPQLIHDSRFHPAHPLNRSVSGSNGNSHSLHATHKQLVDAVDDRTERMSFIAAHRQGFDEDIRVATLAQSSRHDVPDCLDDQMERMSYITAHRKSFGDGSFHSAKTPSQMTLIHECQPLADYRGGIPSTGRHYSPHDQRISLEQPFKDKRKITRVEQKALKKLDREQRNEMRSVERLIRVRNPTQHLKTLGSSNPQNSAIFRKVDVPARSPSHQSSYQEPPLPFRPVENVDQTNPSQDPPVQTTGSFEKFEGEKPIETTWEERTRLAWERLRGSFTMESATEKSNEEAQLLRPPISNQSPSQQVRGILKIPSHEKRVTFGQDTEHIFDKAEENIPMQSENGSYVQNTGRLSTTMPQPLGMVDLTDQHGRVTMPSMYPQNLPPISSSKKTKKVFRGARIFSELFRKGKKRSSRSKMTKGSFRVNPMEIVNSLSTEITTPSISRSGDEYDMLGNTAMGYNVMHAV; from the coding sequence ATGGCTTTGTATATTGAGCCTAACAGATGTCACAGCGGCTCGCCACGCCAAAGGGTGGGTAACCCAACCCTCGAGAACGTGGCGGAAGAAATGCTGAACGGGCTCTTCTGCCATTACGAGCCTCCCGACCAGTCTCGGCGAGATCGAAGTGATTCGGGCCTGACCAGGTCCATCCTCCTCCCTCCTCGTGATTTCCGCCAGCAAAGTGTCCGCTCTAAAAAAGAAGTGCGTTGGTCCGACAGTATCAAAGAATCGCAAGACAACGGGTCTCCCAGAGCGATTCACTGCAACGTCGGTTCACACTGCGTCGACGCTGGCATCGAAGCCGGATGCGTCGACCCTGAACACAAGGGAGTTACCCGCGATTACTTTGCCAAGTACGACTACGATTTGCAGCAAGTCGACAGTACTGAAAGTGGCGCGCCGTTTCGTCCTTCTTGTCTCCACAAGAATGTAGTCTTTGATGACGACGGGAACCCGATTGCATCCGTTCCCGGGACCCCGATCCCTACGCTCCCCCCTCTCCCTCCGCTTCCATCCAGGAGGGAGCGATTTATTCCCGAGCTTTGTGGTATTGGTATCAATTGtggcgaagacgaagaggaatTGCGTGAGATGTGCGCTTCCAAGCCGTATCGTAGGCCTTCGCAACCGTACGACTACtccgaagacgatgaagacaacTCTCTTCTTCTTGAAGAAAACAACTATGAAATTCAAGGAAGGGCAACATTCAAGACTCGCGGGCGCAAATCTCTTCCCACCCCCGCCTCCAGTCCGCCCACCGAAACCAAGTCGTCCCCAACAAAGAACAACGTAAATGGATCAACATTACACGAGGCCGACTGGGAGACTACTTCCAACGCATCCTCGTCACTGTTTCGCCGTATACTTCCTCGTTGGAAACGTAACGGCAGCAAGCATAGAGAAGCAGTTTCTGAAGAGCAGGCAGTTCTCGATCCAATTGAACGGCAGCGGGCAGAAGACAATAGAAAGGCTGAAAAGGCTTCCTTCTTGCTTAAGGATTCGAAACTAAGAGCTTCGCAAGCATCCACATGCGAAGAAAACAACGACTGGGACGACATTGTACCAGTCGCTCCACTTTTGAAAACGGAAATTTCGAGTCAGCTCCCTCATAGGCCCGCTGCGTGTCAACCCACTAGTAACGCCGCTGCCCTTTATACCGTTCCAAAATTGGAAGCAGCAAAGCGCGACCCGTCTCCTAGCCGGGGGCGAGGCCGCAGTGATAGTCTCGACAAGAAAGAGAAACCCAGACGCGGTTTTCTGAAACGACGAAAGAGATCCAAGTCGCCCTCGTTGCCCGGAAATTCTTTAGTTGTCTTGAACGCGCTTCAAGATAAAACCGACTGTGAGCGCAAAAGTGCCATTGTGGCTCACAGGCAAGGACTAAATCAAACGGGATTGCAACAGCCTCTTCCGATGGGAAAAAACCCTTATCAGCCTTCTCCAGCAAACCCATCCCGTGAAGAACTTCTTCTCAAAAGGCAACAACAGAAATCTGCATCTATTCCTCCAAATTTGATTTCGAGGGAACATGTGGACCAACAACAACCGCCAATCATACAACAGCAACGCAATGCTTTGGCGCAACCGCAGTTAATCCATGATTCTCGCTTTCATCCAGCACATCCTTTGAATCGTTCTGTTAGCGGCAGCAATGGCAACAGTCATTCTCTTCATGCAACCCACAAACAGCTTGTGGATGCAGTAGATGATCGAACAGAGCGAATGAGTTTCATTGCAGCTCACCGTCAGGGCTTCGATGAAGACATAAGGGTGGCCACTCTCGCCCAGTCCTCCCGTCACGATGTACCAGACTGTCTTGACGATCAAATGGAGAGAATGAGTTACATCACCGCTCATCGTAAGAGTTTTGGCGACGGGTCATTTCATTCTGCGAAAACGCCGTCGCAGATGACATTGATACATGAATGCCAGCCTCTTGCAGATTACCGCGGAGGTATACCATCGACCGGGCGTCATTATTCTCCCCACGATCAACGCATTTCCTTAGAGCAACCTTTCAAAGACAAACGGAAAATAACAAGGGTGGAGCAAAAAGCTCTGAAGAAGCTCGATAGGGAACAACGCAACGAAATGCGAAGCGTAGAGCGCTTGATTCGAGTACGTAATCCTACGCAGCACTTAAAGACTTTAGGGTCATCGAATCCGCAAAATTCGGCCATATTCCGAAAAGTTGATGTACCCGCTCGAAGTCCAAGCCATCAATCTTCCTACCAAGAACCACCGTTGCCTTTCCGTCCAGTTGAGAATGTGGATCAAACCAACCCCAGCCAAGATCCTCCAGTCCAGACCACTGGCTCTTTTGAAAAGTTTGAGGGAGAGAAACCTATTGAAACTACTTGGGAGGAAAGAACACGATTAGCTTGGGAGCGTCTGCGGGGAAGCTTCACCATGGAGAGCGCGACGGAAAAATCCAACGAAGAGGCCCAACTGTTACGCCCGCCTATATCGAACCAGTCGCCCTCCCAGCAAGTACGGGGCATTCTGAAGATACCGTCGCACGAGAAGCGCGTGACCTTCGGTCAAGACACAGaacacatttttgacaaggCAGAAGAGAACATACCAATGCAGAGTGAAAACGGGTCTTACGTTCAAAATACCGGTAGGCTATCCACGACAATGCCACAGCCACTGGGTATGGTCGACCTTACGGATCAGCACGGTCGAGTCACCATGCCATCCATGTATCCCCAGAACCTGCCACCCATTTCATccagcaagaaaacaaaaaaagtcTTTCGCGGCGCAAGGATTTTCAGCGAACTATTTCGAAAAGGGAAGAAGCGTAGCAGCCGTAGCAAAATGACAAAGGGATCGTTCCGAGTCAACCCTATGGAAATCGTCAATTCACTCTCAACTGAAATTACCACCCCGTCTATCTCACGTTCTGGGGATGAGTATGATATGCTTGGAAATACCGCGATGGGCTACAACGTAATGCACGCCGTATAG
- a CDS encoding predicted protein, translated as MVWSRSPSRGRIWLATFMALTSMTGSGFVLLTNAHTGPHHHQPRGGSNTSFRQISGPPSATSTSVSAPADDGAEEIANNICTDETPSRPIPLQATNEAVASAKMPKNQGALKVLFLSADTGGGHRASAESLAKQFLIHYPGSTYDLLDVWTEDGVYPYKTLVESYKHLSAHPQQWKMLYHLSNTRPWEVLMDWHSAFMCEAKIRARIASYNPDVIVSVHPAMQYVPMKSVRHLSRERGRHIPFFTVVTDLGSGHCTWFQKHPDKIYIASERIRRLTKRRGGTEDCKIVSTGLPIRHDFAVHSKAMGDRTTPSGQAYVQKMKLDLGLPGDKPMVLLMGGGEGVGSLSEIVEQVYRSLVSEGVDATICVVCGRNENLRLSLEQRDWDAVLEARPKFSKRRFFSRILWRRRRSRRLQESLDRAEAYQHDRPDLVNARATVDVIGLGFVTRMAEYMVAADVLVTKAGPGSIAEAASVGLPIMLTSFLPGQEAGNVDFVLDAGFGDYNGDPVEIAQELTIWLKDRKLLVAMSKSAQGSGHPTAAEDIVLDIGETTRAWMLLNNK; from the exons ATGGTGTGGTCAAGGTCACCGTCCCGAGGACGTATATGGTTGGCTACGTTTATGGCCTTGACGTCCATGACGGGAAGTGGCTTTGTTTTACTGACAAACGCGCATACGGGacctcatcatcatcagcCTCGAGGAGGTAGCAATACGAGCTTTCGACAAATCTCCGGGCCACCATCGGCAACTTCGACTTCTGTGTCGGCGCCTGCAGACGATGGAGCAGAAGAGATTGCCAACAACATTTGCACCGACGAGACGCCGAGTCGGCCGATTCCACTGCAAGCCACTAACGAGGCCGTTGCGAGCGCCAAGATGCCTAAG AATCAAGGGGCGCTCAAAGTATTGTTTTTGTCCGCCGATACCGGTGGTGGCCACCGCGCCTCGGCCGAATCATTGGCAAAACAGTTCCTCATTCACTATCCGGGCAGTACCTATGACCTACTCGATGTTTGGACGGAAGACGGGGTATATCCGTACAAAACACTCGTGGAATCATACAAACACCTATCAGCACATCCGCAGCAGTGGAAAATGCTCTATCATCTTTCCAACACGAGACCGTGGGAAGTGTTAATGGATTGGCACAGTGCGTTCATGTGCGAAGCCAAAATTAGGGCACGGATCGCCTCCTATAATCCGGACGTAATTGTATCGGTCCACCCCGCTATGCAATACGTACCCATGAAAAGCGTCCGGCATCTCTCTCGAGAGCGAGGCCGTCACATTCCTTTCTTCACTGTCGTGACGGATTTGGGATCTGGTCACTGTACTTGGTTTCAAAAGCATCCTGACAAGATATACATTGCCTCGGAACGTATTCGACGCCTTACCAAACGACGGGGTGGTACCGAGGATTGCAAAATTGTTAGTACAGGTTTGCCCATTCGCCACGACTTTGCTGTTCACTCGAAGGCCATGGGCGATCGCACAACGCCATCGGGACAGGCCTACGTACAAAAGATGAAGCTCGATTTGGGATTGCCGGGCGACAAACCTATGGTGCTACTCATGGGCGGTGGAGAAGGAGTTGGGTCATTGTCAGAAATTGTTGAGCAAGTATATCGATCACTAGTGTCGGAGGGCGTGGACGCAACTATTTGCGTCGTCTGTGGCCGAAACGAAAATTTGCGTCTCAGCTTGGAACAACGAGATTGGGATGCTGTTTTAGAGGCACGTCCCAAGTTCTCCAAACGGAGATTTTTCTCACGTATTCtttggcgtcggcgacgcAGTCGTCGGTTGCAGGAATCATTAGATCGAGCTGAAGCGTATCAACACGACAGACCAGATTTGGTCAACGCGAGAGCCACAGTGGATGTGATAGGCCTCGGCTTTGTTACGCGCATGGCTGAATACATGGTGGCTGCTGATGTCTTGGTCACTAAGGCCGGCCCAGGAAGCATTGCCGAAGCTGCATCGGTTGGCTTGCCTATTATGTTGACGAGCTTCTTGCCAGGACAAGAAGCTGGCAACGTTGACTTCGTCCTCGACGCGGGCTTTGGGGACTACAATGGCGACCCTGTTGAAATTGCCCAAGAACTCACAATATGGCTGAAAGATCGCAAGTTACTAGTCGCTATGAGCAAAAGCGCACAAGGCTCTGGACACCCTACCGCCGCGGAAGACATTGTTCTTGATATTGGTGAGACAACGCGTGCTTGGATGCTTCTCAACAATAAGTGA
- a CDS encoding predicted protein, which produces MKLSFNLIVAAVAISGASAYSVPSRSSLRSLGQKSVSAAPRRQVGSASLKMEGKYFGFMKGSKFSFDDEWEGVEIISEVAIEKRLNKDGLRYKMNRTEKEADEVGRLAGLPGITLNLPIIGETYLGPPKVASIWEALGFTATSNNEARQLEKMKAIEGARNAKKGVLNGPGKEQRGEWLKKYGYPRLVGSGGIFYADQLSTDKEPMGGFNMGKSGSIWPVPDVVEAGQYGGAKGWGMKKKGPAVDGLPAEKRI; this is translated from the exons ATGAAGCTTTCTTTCAATTTGATTGTTGCCGCTGTGGCTATATCAGGCGCTTCTGCCTACTCGGTGCCCAGCCGTTCTTCTCTGCGTAGTCTGGGACAAAAATCTGTTTCGGCCGCCCCCCGCCGTCAGGTCGGATCCGCTTCCCTCAAAATGGAAGGCAAGT ATTTTGGATTCATGAAAGGAAGCAAGTTCTCCTTCGATGACGAATGGGAGGGTGTTGAAATTATTTCTGAAGTCGCCATTGAAAAGCGCCTGAACAAGGACGGTCTCCGTTACAAGATGAATCGTaccgaaaaggaagccgaCGAAGTCGGACGTCTCGCCGGACTCCCTGGAATCACGCTCAATCTCCCAATTATTGGAGAAACATACTTGGGACCCCCCAAGGTGGCATCCATCTGGGAAGCTCTTGGATTTACTGCGACTTCCAACAACGAAGCCCGCCAGCTCGAAAAGATGAAGGCAATTGAAGGCGCTCGTAACGCAAAGAAGGGTGTCCTCAACGGCCCCGGTAAAGAACAGCGCGGTGAGTGGCTCAAAAAGTACGGCTACCCACGCCTGGTCGGCTCGGGTGGTATCTTTTACGCGGATCAGCTCTCGACGGATAAGGAACCCATGGGCGGATTCAACATGGGAAAGTCCGGAAGTATTTGGCCTGTTCCGGATGTTGTCGAGGCGGGACAATACGGTGGAGCCAAAGGCTGGGGCATGAAGAAGAAAGGTCCGGCTGTGGACGGCCTTCCGGCCGAGAAACGCATTTAA
- a CDS encoding predicted protein, which yields MRSLQASTLFSILTAVASLSAEPQRLSRPYPLTASLEEPRRKVHSVEFTSAFAPSAQRRQARKRRKLRRPPAVDSTLLRFLDEERRLQQQERPPRQRTPNVENSETSGRTLFYPEGILRNSTAEFDVVSDSGYRNGSATTTGSWEETFPLIGNVVTALASYSSTNSLENTVRDTFLPERGADIDETLLLPKDSWLGQYNRNRVAAVLKSKAIGDLGDNLALQAGQRVQSQALARTARRRVRDFLKQRDQVWSANGHDSAKEKAPPLPTANSLEGNSETSPDPCVMRSNVGRARSTAYSFEETIDVFLAYGLTVKDVAEVLTHSPGIALMRPTRKENSNGESLEETLERVLTQLLCGTLQLRRYDARKVLRNSPGLLTMRGSQAAANVVQLVSQLGLSTNALARDKAALPTMLSRSPDAIFRLVAFLSSDAVRMPVDKIGPLLRKPSCHELLDVVAPVTRHQDSEEDQEDDDLIRDITSTDPNVVSALWGRSSQLRRIRINQVYKDMTDTAWTLRHEIGTEDLGKVIAAYPAVLLLDAKTEILPTARYLMEELGIWEDDLPRVLQLYPALLGMRVHDMERVVEYLVSLEVAPENLASIFRSFPSLLTLDVEADMLPVVNFLRSVGISNVGRFVSRLPPVLGYSVEKDLQPKWRYLESVVTDPRFEVSKFPAYFSYPLERVIQTRFEYLQQVKNIPTPLVALDHVLRFGDKDFSVKVAGDRDDGSAFRSYTQTRQKERATQGRSPKRGQREPSRSSEPSRPIRTDISVISTNLGTIL from the exons ATGCGATCTTTGCAGGCTTCCACGCTATTTTCAATACTGACAGCTGTCGCTAGCCTCTCTGCCGAACCTCAAAGACTCTCACGACCATATCCGCTGACCGCCTCGCTGGAAGAACCGCGAAGGAAAGTTCATTCCG TGGAATTTACTTCCGCCTTTGCACCTTCCGCACAGCGGCGTCAAGCCCGAAAGCGGAGAAAATTACGGAGACCGCCGGCGGTGGATTCGACCCTCTTGCGCTTTCTCGACGAGGAACGTCGTCTGCAGCAACAGGAAAGGCCTCCGCGGCAGCGCACGCCAAACGTGGAAAATAGCGAAACATCCGGCCGTACATTGTTTTATCCCGAAGGGATTCTGCGGAACAGCACAGCCGAATTTGATGTAGTATCAGACTCGGGATATAGAAACGGATCAGCAACAACGACTGGTTCCTGGGAGGAGACATTCCCACTGATCGGGAATGTGGTAACCGCATTAGCAAGTTACAGCTCCACAAATTCGCTAGAAAATACGGTGAGGGATACTTTCCTTCCAGAAAGGGGGGCAGACATAGACGAAACACTGCTGCTACCAAAGGATTCCTGGTTGGGGCAGTACAACCGTAATCGTGTGGCAGCTGTCTTGAAGAGCAAAGCTATCGGTGACTTAGGCGACAATCTGGCGCTACAGGCGGGTCAGCGAGTGCAGTCTCAGGCGCTTGCACGGACGGCCCGACGGAGAGTCCGAGATTTTTTGAAACAACGTGATCAAGTATGGTCTGCTAACGGCCACGATAGtgcgaaagaaaaagctcCTCCATTGCCGACCGCAAACAGCTTGGAAGGGAATTCCGAAACCTCGCCTGATCCTTGCGTTATGAGAAGTAATGTCGGTCGTGCGCGATCCACTGCTTATTCATTTGAAGAGACGATTGATGTCTTTTTGGCTTATGGGCTCACGGTTAAGGACGTGGCGGAGGTCTTAACGCACTCACCTGGAATTGCTCTCATGCGACCTACACGCAAAGAAAACAGCAACGGGGAGTCGCTTGAAGAGACTCTCGAGCGTGTACTTACCCAACTGCTCTGTGGCACTCTTCAGTTGCGCAGATATGACGCTCGGAAGGTTTTGCGCAACAGTCCTGGTTTACTTACCATGCGGGGTTCGCAGGCGGCTGCCAACGTCGTGCAATTGGTTTCCCAGCTCGGTCTTTCCACCAACGCGCTGGCTCGTGACAAGGCAGCCTTACCCACAATGCTTTCGCGATCCCCCGACGCAATTTTTCGGCTCGTCGCGTTTCTATCCAGTGATGCAGTTAGGATGCCAGTAGACAAGATTGGTCCTCTTTTGCGGAAACCTAGCTGCCATGAATTGTTGGACGTGGTGGCGCCGGTAACGCGGCACCAAGACAGTGAAGAAGACCAAGAGGATGACGACCTGATCCGTGATATCACAAGTACCGACCCCAACGTCGTGTCCGCTCTGTGGGGACGCAGCAGTCAGTTGCGCCGGATTCGTATCAATCAAGTATATAAGGACATGACAGACACTGCTTGGACGCTCCGCCACGAAATTGGGACGGAAGATTTGGGCAAAGTCATTGCGGCCTACCCCGCAGTGCTGTTGCTAGACGCTAAAACCGAAATTCTCCCCACCGCACGCTACCTTATGGAGGAACTTGGTATTTGGGAGGATGATTTACCCCGCGTGTTACAATTATATCCGGCGTTACTAGGAATGAGAGTGCACGATATGGAACGGGTAGTCGAGTATCTGGTATCGCTCGAAGTGGCGCCTGAGAACTTGGCTAGTATCTTTCGGTCCTTTCCATCCTTGCTAACCTTGGACGTGGAGGCTGATATGCTGCCGGTCGTAAACTTTTTGCGGTCTGTCGGCATTTCAAATGTGGGACGGTTTGTTTCTCGTTTACCACCCGTGTTGGGATATTCAGTGGAAAAAGATTTGCAACCCAAATGGCGGTACCTGGAAAGTGTCGTTACGGACCCTCGTTTTGAAGTTTCTAAATTCCCCGCTTATTTTTCCTACCCTCTCGAACGCGTGATTCAAACGCGTTTTGAATATCTGCAGCAAGTCAAGAACATTCCTACACCGCTCGTGGCTTTGGATCACGTCTTGCGTTTTGGCGACAAGGATTTTAGTGTAAAGGTAGCGGGTGACCGGGACGACGGTTCAGCCTTCCGAAGCTACACCCAAACCCGGCAAAAGGAACGTGCTACACAAGGACGTAGTCCGAAACGGGGGCAGCGAGAGCCGTCGCGGTCGTCAGAGCCGTCGCGGCCTATTCGCACTGATATCTCCGTGATATCAACCAATCTTGGGACGATCTTGTGA
- a CDS encoding predicted protein — MTSFISILRWCATLLALTPIVASGTRLFDSEKGSHAHRSLQSEEYAISFDSVTNTKNNITVNFINGAGSGAPTGRFEIFVANASSTASDYTLSCYSKDGIVFDGEGISERTSTVGTPNSTFDFSFDREVDEVTSPFYFGGVNTDIIGEAKLILCVKFTLTESIGDSIIDVNYKEVAIAFSLTLDGGIDSAEAFVVNAVDVDLDSNSAVQYTATAALCGDFSGSVTPRPGIALPICIKADNYPLSRILAVEDLSLSSGSLKQEILVNGAGATGAAGFYETPVSDGACLAKECIQYDVLVYAIFATGDNLSIDITGSVVLGIGNSRRTLGARVETSRDLEEYFIKRGFQTTVSLRNLDQASSSGAYSTSIASWIMHMLTTGTVALVAAFV, encoded by the coding sequence ATGACCAGTTTCATCTCGATACTTCGTTGGTGCGCCACCTTACTCGCTCTTACGCCCATCGTAGCGAGTGGAACGCGTCTATTTGACTCGGAGAAAGGTTCACACGCCCACCGTAGTTTGCAATCTGAAGAATACGCCATTTCATTCGATTCAGTGACAAATACCAAAAACAATATAACGGTAAACTTCATCAACGGCGCAGGAAGTGGTGCGCCGACAGGTCGTTTTGAGATCTTTGTGGCAAATGCTTCCAGTACAGCCTCGGACTACACCTTGTCCTGCTACAGCAAGGATGGTATCGTCTTTGATGGCGAAGGTATATCCGAACGGACGTCCACGGTAGGAACGCCCAACTCAACTTtcgacttttctttcgaccGCGAAGTGGACGAAGTCACTAGTCCTTTCTATTTTGGGGGCGTAAATACAGATATCATTGGGGAAGCCAAACTAATCCTTTGCGTCAAGTTTACTCTCACCGAAAGCATTGGAGACTCAATTATTGATGTCAACTACAAAGAAGTTGCTATTGCGTTTAGTCTTACGCTTGACGGTGGTATTGATTCAGCCGAGGCTTTCGTTGTCAATGCTGTGGACGTCGACCTGGATTCGAACAGTGCCGTCCAATACACAGCAACCGCTGCTCTCTGTGGAGACTTTTCCGGCTCGGTAACTCCCCGCCCCGGCATAGCTCTTCCCATATGCATCAAGGCCGACAATTATCCCTTGTCTCGAATCCTGGCTGTTGAGGATCTGTCTCTAAGCTCCGGGAGTTTGAAGCAAGAGATTCTTGTCAACGGCGCCGGTGCGACAGGTGCTGCAGGTTTCTACGAAACGCCCGTGAGTGATGGTGCGTGTCTTGCTAAGGAGTGCATTCAATACGATGTGTTGGTGTACGCCATATTCGCGACGGGGGACAATTTGTCGATTGATATAACGGGAAGCGTTGTCTTAGGGATTGGTAATTCTCGACGAACTCTCGGAGCACGTGTCGAAACGAGCCGAGATCTGGAGGAATATTTTATCAAGAGAGGTTTTCAGACAACGGTGAGTCTGCGTAACCTCGACCAGGCGTCATCTTCAGGTGCCTACAGTACATCTATTGCGAGCTGGATTATGCATATGTTGACCACTGGGACTGTTGCTCTTGTGGCAGCTTTCGTCTAG